One Solanum pennellii chromosome 10, SPENNV200 genomic region harbors:
- the LOC107002650 gene encoding transmembrane protein 87A — translation MACISVQCLVLLPTLAILLSLFTSVESSIHIYNRDPFREVGNAYLVSGGSEGVASSRFVPPPRRPFRSTAHDGLSYIRFENITFWRSKAAADQHPTMAYSSGLVQIIIFEAADRDNIGGSPYGGQRSICCTADLAKLEGCKQGEVIRTPSVTDANWPMVLNVNFKGRQLSVQLKKKEVYIKKTGMYNLFFISCDPKLKGMKVSGSTVWKNPDGYLPGRMSPLMKFYAIMTVAYILLTAIWCLQYVRHRQDVLPLQYCITGVIALGLLEMIFWYFDYAYFNNTGARPVGLTSWVVTIGATRRTVSRLLILSISMGYGVVRPTLGGLTTKVLLLGITYFVASILLNITEYVGAINDIAGRARIMLVLPDALLDAFLILWIFTSLSKTLEQLQAKRSSVKLDIYRQFSNALAITVIASVAWIGYEVYFKATDPFNERWQGGWIITAFWDILAFGLLCVICYLWAPSQTSQRYAYSDARGEDEDEETESLCKETPQGDIGLIKMDKKEDSDSTDVEDDTQEGKRE, via the exons ATGGCGTGCATTTCAGTCCAGTGCTTAGTACTACTTCCCACTCTCGCTATACTATTATCACTCTTCACATCAGTGGAATCCTCAATTCACATCTATAACAGAGATCCGTTCAGAGAAGTCGGAAATGCTTACCTTGTCTCCGGCGGAAGTGAAGGCGTCGCCTCCTCCCGCTTCGTTCCTCCACCGCGTCGCCCATTTCGCTCTACCGCCCATGATGGCCTATCTTATATCAG GTTTGAGAATATCACATTTTGGAGGAGCAAAGCAGCTGCAGACCAGCATCCAACTATGGCGTATAGTAGTGGGTTGGTTCAAATCATAATATTTGAGGCTGCAGATCGTGACAATATTGGTGGTTCGCCATATGGTGGGCAAAGGTCCATTTGTTGCACCGCTGATCTTGCTAAACTTGAAGGTTGCAAGCAAGGTGAAGTCATTAGAACACCTTCAGTGACGGATGCTAATTGGCCAATGGTGTTGAATGTAAACTTTAAAGGAAGACAGTTGTCAGTccaattgaagaagaaggaggTTTACATAAAAAAGACGGGAATGTATAACCTCTTCTTCATTTCATGCGATCCTAAGCTTAAGGGAATGAAGGTATCTGGGAGTACAGTATGGAAAAATCCTGATGGATATTTGCCTGGTCGAATGTCACCCCTAATGAAATTTTATGCTATAATGACCGTGGCATATATACTTCTCACTGCAATCTGGTGTCTTCAGTATGTCAGACACCGGCAGGACGTTCTGCCGCTCCAGTACTGCATCACTGGAGTTATTGCCCTTGGGTTATTAGAGATgatattttggtattttgattATGCTTATTTCAACAATACTGGTGCAAGGCCTGTGGGACTCACGAGTTGGGTTGTTACAATTGGAGCCACAAGGAGAACTGTTTCACGCCTTCTTATTCTTTCTATCTCAATGGGTTATGGTGTTGTTCGCCCTACCCTTGGTGGTCTCACCACAAAGGTGCTCCTTCTTGGAATAACCTATTTTGTGGCATCTATACTGCTAAACATTACCGAATACGTTGGTGCAATAAATGACATTGCAGGGCGAGCAAGAATTATGTTGGTCCTTCCTGATGCGTTGTTAGATGCATTTTTGATCTTATGGATTTTCACTTCTCTGTCAAAGACACTGGAGCAGCTGCAG GCAAAGAGGAGTTCTGTGAAGTTGGATATTTACAGACAATTTTCAAATGCATTAGCAATCACTGTCATTGCTTCAGTTGCATGGATTGGATATGAg GTTTACTTCAAAGCAACAGATCCCTTCAATGAGAGGTGGCAGGGAGGTTGGATCATCACCGCTTTCTGGGACATTCTCGCCTTTGGACTGCTGTGTGTCATCTGCTACCTATGGGCACCATCTCAGACCTCACAACG ATATGCATACTCTGATGCAAGGGGTGAAGACGAGGATGAAGAAACTGAATCCTTATGCAAAGAAACTCCACAAGGTGACATTGGTCTTATCAAAATGGATAAGAAGGAAGATAGTGACAGTACTGATGTAGAAGATGATACACAAGAGGGTAAAAGGGAATGA